The Fusarium oxysporum f. sp. lycopersici 4287 chromosome 1, whole genome shotgun sequence DNA segment AATGAGTTTAAATGAATCaaagaagaacgagaaggTAGCTTTGTGGTGGAAGAGACAAGGATTGATACCCAACCAAATATGATGCGCGAAACGATACTTTCTTTCACATGGATTTGATATCAAGTGACGACACATCAACTATACCATTTTTACCATACCGAGGACATCAAAGAAATCTTCTCTATTACAGGCTACAGATACACGATTTTTTCTTTGGTGATACAGGTGGTTTGCGTGAGAGTGGGTTTAATATACAGCTCCTCCATAGTACACCTTGCGCACGTCCACCAGCTTCTTACCCCGACCGATGGCGATCTGCTCGGGGTCGGGCTGGTTGGTCAACGCTTGGTACGCTGCCTTGACGGAGTTCATGGGGTTCTTGGATCGGGGCATGCGAGCAGCGATATCGTGGATACCGGCGGCGCGGCACATCTCGAAGATGCGGTGAGGGCAGCGGAGTCCGAAGCCTGGGAGGGAGGAGGTTAGCTAGCAGGATCGCGTGGTTGCCGGTGATGAGCGGATGCGTACCGGGAGGACGGGCCATCAGCTCGACTACAGTGCCTGAAATCTTGGCAGACACATTACCATAGATAGTACGGTTCTCATATCGTCGGACGGGTTTCATGTTGCGGATAGCCAACATCTGAGCTGTCTCCTCAGCCACACCGGCCTCAGTAGACTTTGCCATTCCAAGTCCTAGACGGCCATTGCCGTTACCAGCAATGGCAACCACAGACGTACTACGGACCTTGCCCAGACGAGTTTGATTGGAGACCCAACGAGTCACAAGACCCTTGGTCAGCAGCGAGCGAATGTCCTTGAGACTCATGCCTGTCAGGCGCTTGATCTCTTGGTACTTGCCCGAGTCATCCTGGCCCTGATCCTCGGGGTCAACGGCGTGCTTGTACAAGCCTTTGACACCGGGGACCTTACCAAGATCAGGTGCCTCAGCCGTGTAGGTCCGATCAACTCCCGCGGGGCCATCCTGAATGAGCTCAAGGTTCGAGGGCTCGACCTCACCCTGACTGCCGAAACCAACAATCTTGTCGAGCTCGGCCTCCCATGCCTCGTCAACAGCCTCATccagcttctcagcctggGAGCGAGTCATGAACTCGGGACCCTTATCGTTTGCAGTGGGCTCAGGGCCGTCCTCGGCGATGATGTAGCGCTTGATCAGCTCAGGGTCCTTTTCAAtgtccttgagctcatccTCAGTGAGATCTATCAAGTCCTCTCCCTGGCTCTCCTTCACACGCCGCAGTGCTCGAACCATGGCTCGGGTAAGTTGGTCGCTCGTCTTCTTGTCAGTGATCTTCATCATTTTTTGTCCGTAATTGTCGATCCATTCGCTCTTGTCAGGGCCATTGCACCTCTCTCGGGGTGCCTTCGATCTCCGGCTTGATATCGTAGCGGGGGTCCAGCACGGCATAATCCTCGATGTAGGTTGGCTTGTAGGGATCGTCACGTAACCGACCCTGAATGATCATATCTTCAGGGTTGATGGCTTTCTCGCCCAACTCAATAGCCTCAAGCTGTTCTGGTGTGTAAGAGGCTTTGAGGCTCTCTAGATCCTGCTTGGACATGTCGGCAAACTTGTCCTGCTTGTACTTGTCCATGCCTGCCGTAAATTCACCCGACTCCTTGATCAGACCTAGCTCCTGGGCCGTGACATTTCGAAACCGAGACTTTCGCTTCGACCTGGGTGGTGTGCTGTGGAATTGACTACATGGTACGAGAGGGACGGTGACTGAAGCGGTTCGAGATGAGGCGATGCACCTGCCGAGGAGGTTGCGCGCCGGACGTGCGACGCTCATGGTCGacaggaggctgaggagtaTTAATTCGACGAGGGCCAGCGGCAAGGGAAGAGGAAAGAGGAGGCGGAGGTCGGACTTATTAGCGTTGCTCTCTCACGCTCTCTcgctctctctctctctcgcGTATCTATCACACGAGCTAGAGATTTTTTGGGACCCAAGAAATGGATGGTTCTCAATTGACGTGATCCCCATGCGGTTAGCGGTTGATGGACAGCAAAAGCCAATCAAATCGGGACTCTCATCAACTACCATGGAAGACAGAGCCGACCCTGGAACTTCCATTCTCCGTCCATAATCACGTGCTCCAGAGCATGCTTGTCTAAATCAACCTCATCCATTGTCGGAACGTTCCTTGAAGCCACCGAATGGTGTCAACCACCTCAATACTCCTCACTTAACATCAGTGACGCCATTATGAAGCCCAATGAGTGTGACTGAACGGTTTCTCCTTTCATTTAGGTACTAGCCGCTTGCTTTATCGTACTCTTACTATTGTATCGTCAGCCATAGCCAATCATGAGCCACCTTCACATCAGTCGACTTTTGTTACAAGGTGAAACGTCTCAGTAACACCCCTGGGAGCCAAGCGACTGTTAGGGGTCTTCCACCGTTGTCACCACTCACTGTGGACCATTTACCAGATTTGCTTCGCCTCCCGTCTGTCACTTTGactctttttctcttctcatAGCTATCTCGATCTCTATACGTCTTTATTCTATTCCATTCAAAGAACATATTATCTTCCATTCCCACTCTGTACGTGACTGGCGCACTGTACGGCTTAATTAAGACAGAAAAATCCGGCATTCCTTTATCAAAAATACTCATCCTAATACTACGACAACGACAACGacaacttcatcctcaccatACATACCTTGTCCTTCACGATGGGTCAATTCGACTGGTTCTCCTCTATCGGCGCTACAGACGAAGCTGTTGCTGTCCTCAACGACCAACCCATTATTTTCACCATCCTCTTGGTGGTCCTTGTGGCTGTCATTCTGCAAATCGTGCTTCTCTGGTACATTCACTATGCAACCATGAAGCCCGAGCAGCGCAAAGCAAAACAGGAcaagaaggataagaagaaaGCGGGGAAGACAGCAAAGCCAAGCAAATAAGCACTATCTATTCCTTCAGCAATTATCCACGGCAATCTTTGTCCTGGCCCATGACACTCATTTGCAATCTTATCGACTTAACATTCAACATTACATCTGCCTCACGATTTCTATAGAACAGGCTCAAACGTCACGCTACGCTTGCCTCTCCCATATGCTATCTATAATATATCAATCTTTCTTGGAGCATCGCCAAATCCCGCCGTTCTGGTCAAATCTCTTTTCAGTTTCCGACTGACACGTTTCCATCGTCAGATGTTAGTCTAAGTTACACTGATTGTCGCAGATCAGCCAGTGGTCCAGACTTGGGAAGTTTGCTGGGTCGACTATTGtatcttgtcttgttgcgAAGTCAACATCCTGCCTCATCCAAGCTTGCCCAGGTGGCATCACATTCATAAATTCCATTGTGTCAAAACCAGCTCCAAGCCGACCAGTTTCACCAAGCCATGGCTCTGGCCAACCCATGGAGGTTGGGCTATTTGTAGCATCACTCCATAGATCCTGATGCGTTTCGACAACTTGGAGACTTAAATCCGTTATTGCTTCGTGATGCTCCTCATCCTTCGCAATATCGAGGTGACCATCCATGATGTCCCAGCTTACATCCATCATTGTAGTCCTCTGACTTTGTCGATGCACGCATTCGCCTGATTCTGGCGCCTTTTCATCCGTCGCTCCAATTGACTGCTGTATTCCAGGAACAACTAACCCTTGGCCCGAAATGCGAGAATTTCGGGTCGGGAACATGATTCTTTTTGGCGTTCTCCTATTTGTTGATGGAGGCATATTGACATGTAGAAGAAGTACCTCCCAGGCCTTTCTCTCCAGTATGTCCACAGAGCCTTTTTTTGCAATATGCGGGTGAGAATAAGCCTCGTAGCCTGATGCTAGATCAGTCACTTGCTGTCTGAGCACCGGGGATTCGGCATGCTGCATACTTGCTAAGGATGTGGCAATGATGGGTAGTAGTTCGGCGCGGTCCGATATGCTCTGCTTCTTTTATCAGCGACTGAAATACATAATTGCTGAGAGCCAGACCTTGAGATAAGGCATATGAAATACTCCCGGCGCAAGCTTGGTGAGGCAGTAACTGAGTCCGCAGCCCCAGACTTGGTAGCCCCTATACGTTCTCTCTGGCGCCAGCATCAACTGCTCAAAGAGAATTTCGATTAAGGACGATGACTGCAGGTCTTTCAATACTTTAATGTCCGTAATGGTATCCTCCCTGGGGAGAGTCTGCGATGCATTCCCGCTCCCTTCTTCGCATGGGGAGTTGAGACTGGACATGAAGCTGTCAATAGCTTGTTGGTCGATCAGCTCCAGAGTGTCTAGCAGATTGCTCTCCATACGGCCTTCGACCCTTTCCTTTGGCTTGTCCGTCTTCTTCCGCCGCTTGCTCGTCTTTAAACACTTTCGAGgccgttcttcttcttgagacACGTTGCGCACATCGATCGACAACATTAGATTCCGAAATGCGGTGGTACAGGCGGAAACTGGGGCAACGAGAGCCGATGAGAGATTTGGGTGCTGGAGCGAGAAAGATAGAAGTCCAGGTAGCTGAACTGGACATGACCGGTTAGGCTCTAGATGAACGCCCAGGCGACCCCAAACCTGGTCAACTCAGTTATAACTAACTCGGAAGTTCCAAGACATAGCCAACATACCTCGCAACCGCTGACAGCCTCGGCGATGGCATTGAGACGGAAAGTCTCAAGGATCGGATGCCCATTAATTGCAATAGAAACCTCAAGGCAACAAGCACCGGACCGAGCAACCCAAAGATGAGAATCTTCCACTGCCGAGGAGAGATCTCTGATCGTTGCAATATGCCGTGCGCCATCAGGGGCATCGATATTGAtcgatgctgaagctgacaGTTCGACATTTGCCTGGTTTGAAATCACACGAATAGTGGGGAGTCGCAACGCGCACGACATCGTTATTCCATGCTTACCCAGGCAATAGGAGGGGAGTCGGTACCTATGAAATCTTCCGcggtgttgttggtggaaATTGATCTCACGAATCGCATTTGCGGCCAAGGAAGGAGCTTAGGAGCTGATTATTCATCCCAACAACCTAATGTAAGAAGCACCCGACGGGACAGTGGAAAAAAGGAGCGATCTGATAACGTCCATTATCTAGGTACTCAAGGTAAGGTAGTTATAGTTTAATACGCGGCAAGCATCCAAAATGCCATTGGCAGTTGGGAGGTATTGATAGATATCGTAGCCAAGTCGCTAATCATTAGGGTAGGGTGGATGTCCAAAATATGAGTTCCTACTACTAAGGTAAGTCAACCACATAAATCCTAGGTGTGTACATCATTATCTGGCTATGTCCAGTCCAAGCCAGTAGGCGTACAAAGTCTATAAAATGCCCCCAATGTTTGCATCCATAAGTATAGTGCGCATGCGTGCTCCGTAAACTCCGTGCGATCAATTGATAGATTACTTTGCAAACCATGGGAACTTCTTCTTAGGCGGCTCAGCGAAACCCCCTGAGCCACTTTCAACTTGCACACTTCGCTGATAAATGTCCTGTATGGATCTGTTAGTTTGTGTCCTTGAGGGATCATGCAACTGATATCTCACCTCTTCATCCGTTGGCATGCGACAACCCAGAATCAGTTCTCTTGCGGTGTCGTGCTTGGTTAGATTTGGGTATGATGTGCTCTGGCTCTTCATGATTGGTAGCAAGACCTCTCCCAGAACCTCAAACTTCTTCCAATTGATGCGATCTCCATCTGTACCGACAAATGTTCTGCTCCCCTCCTCTGCTGACACCAAGTCTCTTCGATGAAGGGGGATGAAAGGAATCCGGGGGAGGGAAGAATTTTCCCAGGCTAGGCGGTAGGCGAAATGACTCTTCTGAGTTCCCATCAATATGCCCAACCGCGCAAACCGCTTTTGGACTTCTGCTGGTACTAGTGTTCTCGTCTGATTTAATCGATGAATGGCCGTTCCGTTCACACCTGCTAGAATGGCTGCCAGTCCATTGTAGTTGTTGAGTTGCCGCAGCTTGAGTGAAATATTCATGAACTTCTCTAATATTAGCGCTCGATGCTTGGCTTTGTCCCGCAGCAGAATCATGTTGGCAACCCATTTGGCAACATGATTGAAATGGTTGATCATTCGATTCACATTCCGTAAACTCTTGCAACGCTCCTTTTGGGACGCGGATAGGCTGACGTGTCGAACGAAATCTCGTATTCGAATTGAGGAAAACATGATCCAATCGATTCTGGTCAGCTCGTCcgcaacatcatcatcgggGATGTCCATGAATATATGGTAGCGGAATTTGTTCATAGGTAAGTTGTCCGTAGGTTCCAGGTTGCTTGCAGCTCTTTCATAGTCCTCAAACGTGTGAAAATGCACCTGGCTCGAGACACTGCTGCTTCTGTCCGCAAGAGAGACCTCTGAGCTTCCAGATGGTCTTCCGTCCATGTCCGACTCTACCGTCAACACACTCACACCCGATGAAAGCTCGTTCATGTCCTTTGACAAGATCTCACTTGCGAGCTTATCGCTAGCCTCATCCGAGTTTGCCCAACCTGTATCGTCATCTTCCACGACATTGAATTGGAGGTGTCGTCGCATATGTTGTGCTGCGATTGAGAAAATCGGTTCTGTACTCAGATGCCTGATAAACTCCTCCAAGTTCCGTCTAGTTTGAGGGCGGGCGAAGTCGCCGGGGTAAAGTGATACCCATTTCGCGACCACCTCGATAATTCGGAGCTGTGTGGCTGTCTTGGAAAGGTAATGCGCTGTCTTATCGTCTCTCACTTTATCCAGTCGGGTTAAAATGGCAGTAAAAAGCTCACCAGGAGCTGCAAACTTGCGATAAAGACAGAGAAAAACATCAGAGAAGTTGTTGTCGATTCTTGTCAAGCGAGGAGCAAGAAGTCGATCAACTAGCTCATCGAACGTTACGCCTGCCATCTTCGATTGCTTATCCAGCGTGTTATCGTCATTTCTTTGAAGTATCGGGATGTCATCGGAGTATCGATAGGATTCTGCGTCAGACTCATCCACATCCAAGAACGAATCGGTACTGGGTCTATCGAGTCGAATGCCAGGAGTCCTCAGCATGTTATTGAGTGTTTGCGCTTGGCCCATTTCTCCTGCCTCGGGATTCGAGCTGGCTATATGACCTTGCCTAGGGCTACGAGACGACTGCGCCCGGTAGTTTTCGTTAATTGGTGGATTGGAGAACCCCTTGAGTAAAGAGAAATCGGAGCTTGCTCGACTATGTTTGCTATGTTGGCTAATGGGGCGCCCGGTGCCAACGTCAGGAGCTTCCAAATTGGCAGCAGACTGCGCTCGCCTGCGCGAGAACGTTTCGCCATTTTCTTCTAAACCATAGTTAGCAAGAGTCTGTCGGTAATATCTTCCTCGTGCACTCGCCTCTTCGATGGGCTATTGCGGCTCTCAAGATGGTGT contains these protein-coding regions:
- a CDS encoding 30S ribosomal protein S5, with amino-acid sequence MPCWTPATISSRRSKAPRERCNGPDKSEWIDNYGQKMMKITDKKTSDQLTRAMVRALRRVKESQGEDLIDLTEDELKDIEKDPELIKRYIIAEDGPEPTANDKGPEFMTRSQAEKLDEAVDEAWEAELDKIVGFGSQGEVEPSNLELIQDGPAGVDRTYTAEAPDLGKVPGVKGLYKHAVDPEDQGQDDSGKYQEIKRLTGMSLKDIRSLLTKGLVTRWVSNQTRLGKVRSTSVVAIAGNGNGRLGLGMAKSTEAGVAEETAQMLAIRNMKPVRRYENRTIYGNVSAKISGTVVELMARPPGFGLRCPHRIFEMCRAAGIHDIAARMPRSKNPMNSVKAAYQALTNQPDPEQIAIGRGKKLVDVRKVYYGGAVY